The Nitrososphaerales archaeon DNA window AGGATATATTTTGAGCGACAGAGTAATAAGACCTAGCTTAGTAGAAGTTTCAAGAAGGGTTGACACTAAAACAGAGGGTGATCTGAATGGGTAAGATAATAGGCATAGACCTAGGTACGAGCAATTCTGCTGCAGCAGCTATGATCGGAGGGAAACCAACCATCATTCCGGCAGCAGAGGGCACAACTGTAGCAGGGAAAGCGTTCCCTTCAGTGGTTGCCATTACCAAAGAAGGTCAGTTACTTGTTGGGGAGCCAGCGAGAAGACAGATGGTGACCAATCCGCAAGGCACGGTCATTGCTGCAAAGCGAAAAATGGGAACCGATTACAAATTCAATATTTTTGGCAAGGATTACACACCACAGCAGATATCAGCCTTTATACTGCAGAAGATCAAGAATGATGCCGAAGCATTTCTTGGTGAAAAAGTCGATAAGGCGGTGATAACCGTTCCTGCTTATTTTAATGATAACCAGAGGCAGGCAACGAAGGATGCTGGCACGATTGCGGGTTTGGAAGTTGTAAGAATAATCAATGAGCCGACAGCAGCATCACTTGCTTACGGACTTGATAAGGCAGAGAAGGAACTGAAGATAATGGTTTTTGACTTTGGAGGGGGAACGTTGGATGTTACAATAATGGAGATGGGGGGAGGGGTATTTGAGGTGAAAAGCACTTCTGGTGATACTCAACTTGGCGGAACTGATATGGATAACGTACTGATAGACTACATAGTTGGTAAGTTCAGGGAAGAAAATGGCATTGATCTTACCAATGATAAGACTGCTATGACAAGAATAAGAGAGGCTGCTGAAAAGGCAAAGATTGAATTATCATCGACCCTTACAACTGAGATCAACTTGCCGTTCATTGCGTATGATAAAGCTACGAACACACCAAGAAATCTGACGATGCAACTAACAAGATCAAAGCTTGAGGAACTTGTGAGGCCTATAGTTGAGCGTTGCAGGGGATCCATGATGCAGGCACTGCAGGATGC harbors:
- the dnaK gene encoding molecular chaperone DnaK; this encodes MGKIIGIDLGTSNSAAAAMIGGKPTIIPAAEGTTVAGKAFPSVVAITKEGQLLVGEPARRQMVTNPQGTVIAAKRKMGTDYKFNIFGKDYTPQQISAFILQKIKNDAEAFLGEKVDKAVITVPAYFNDNQRQATKDAGTIAGLEVVRIINEPTAASLAYGLDKAEKELKIMVFDFGGGTLDVTIMEMGGGVFEVKSTSGDTQLGGTDMDNVLIDYIVGKFREENGIDLTNDKTAMTRIREAAEKAKIELSSTLTTEINLPFIAYDKATNTPRNLTMQLTRSKLEELVRPIVERCRGSMMQALQDAKLTPDQIDKIILIGGPTRMPIVRQFVGDIMKKEPERGVDPMEAVAIGAAIQGAIIAGDISRDIVLLDVTPLTLGVEVLGGLREPLIERNTTIPVKKSKIFTTAADYQTAVTIHVVQGERPMAADNVSLGMFNLDGIPPAPRGVPQIEVAFDIDSNGILHVSAKDLATGKEQKITITATTKLSKEEIEKLKRDSEQFAEQDRKKKEEAETRNEADNLIYTAEKLVKQDLKDKVTSEQTEKVNKAVAAVKEALGGDINTLKSKIQELKNVLGEISTQVYQAAGKAAGTGEQKGADQSKQGQQ